The Calypte anna isolate BGI_N300 chromosome 2, bCalAnn1_v1.p, whole genome shotgun sequence genome includes a window with the following:
- the ADCYAP1 gene encoding pituitary adenylate cyclase-activating polypeptide, giving the protein MCSKAILALLIYGIIMHCSVYCSPAAGLQYPALRLEDEVYDEDGNTLQDFAYDHEPLGIANPSSMIGEMYTLYYPPEKRHADGIFNKAYRKLLGQLSARKYLHSLMAKRVGGASGGLGDDAEPLTKRHIDGIFTDSYSRYRKQMAVKKYLAAVLGKRYKQRVKNKGRRVAYL; this is encoded by the exons ATGTGTAGCAAGGCGATTCTAGCACTCCTGATCTATGGCATAATAATGCATTGCAGCGTCTACTGCTCACCTGCGGCCGGACTTCAGTACCCGGCGCTCAG GCTGGAGGATGAAGTCTACGACGAGGACGGCAACACCCTGCAGGACTTCGCCTATGACCATGAACCCCTCGGAATAGCGAATCCGTCCTCCATGATAGGAGAGATGTACACCTTGTATTACCCACCGGAAAAAAG GCACGCCGATGGGATCTTCAACAAAGCCTACAGGAAACTCCTAGGCCAGTTATCCGCCAGGAAATATCTGCACTCCCTGATGGCCAAGAGGGTCGG CGGTGCCAGCGGCGGCCTGGGGGACGATGCGGAACCGCTGACCAAGCGGCACATAGACGGCATCTTCACGGACAGCTACAGCCGCTACCGGAAACAAATGGCTGTCAAGAAATACTTAGCAGCCGTCCTGGGGAAAAGGTATAAACAAAGAGTTAAAAACAAAGGACGCCGAGTAGCGTATTTGTAG